The following proteins come from a genomic window of Paenibacillus swuensis:
- a CDS encoding DUF1499 domain-containing protein has protein sequence MLKRALIGLIRSHESTGEKVKDPLLKTRYYRMSKEQFWEEVISAVKKMPGYKVLHEVKSVGEIVLEKRTVTGRVQDITLTLITITPSKSAIDVYSASRGSLGDLGSNYRTILDIHAALDRKMKDYKTSE, from the coding sequence TTGTTAAAGAGAGCATTAATCGGACTTATACGCAGCCATGAATCAACTGGAGAGAAAGTGAAAGATCCTCTTCTGAAAACCAGGTACTATCGGATGTCTAAGGAGCAATTCTGGGAAGAGGTTATTTCAGCCGTTAAGAAAATGCCGGGTTACAAGGTGTTACATGAAGTGAAGAGTGTCGGTGAAATTGTACTGGAGAAACGGACGGTCACAGGCAGAGTACAGGACATTACACTGACCTTGATTACAATTACACCTAGTAAGTCCGCAATTGACGTCTACTCGGCTTCCAGGGGCTCATTAGGCGACCTTGGATCGAACTACAGGACGATTCTGGATATACATGCGGCGCTAGACCGTAAAATGAAGGATTATAAAACCTCTGAATAA
- the tpx gene encoding thiol peroxidase, with product MSQERTGVATFKSNPITLIGPEIKVGDQAPDFHVNKNLLEEVTLATYANKVKLISVVPSLDTGVCDTQTRRFNEEAANLGENVVILTISADLPFAQARWCGAAGVDKVITLSDYKTKSFGTSYGVLIQEFQLDMRAIFVIDANDTVQYVEYLSEMTEHPNYEKAIEAVKALV from the coding sequence ATGTCCCAAGAACGTACAGGCGTAGCTACATTTAAAAGTAATCCTATCACTTTAATCGGCCCGGAAATTAAAGTTGGCGATCAAGCTCCTGATTTCCACGTTAACAAGAATTTACTTGAAGAGGTTACTTTGGCAACTTACGCAAATAAGGTAAAGTTGATCAGCGTTGTCCCTTCCTTGGACACAGGCGTATGTGATACGCAAACACGCCGTTTCAACGAAGAAGCTGCTAATCTAGGCGAGAATGTCGTTATTCTAACCATTTCTGCCGACCTTCCTTTTGCTCAAGCTCGGTGGTGCGGCGCGGCGGGCGTGGACAAAGTAATTACTCTGTCCGACTACAAAACCAAGTCCTTCGGCACATCCTACGGCGTCCTTATCCAAGAATTCCAATTGGACATGAGAGCCATCTTCGTAATTGATGCTAACGACACAGTACAATATGTTGAATACTTGTCGGAGATGACGGAACACCCGAACTACGAGAAAGCGATTGAAGCTGTGAAAGCTCTCGTATAA
- a CDS encoding zinc metallopeptidase, whose protein sequence is MFFPIGFHYMDIFIFAAFGLSLWAQFRVKGTFNKWSKVQVSTGITGYEAARRMLDVNGLQDVPIEPIRGALTDHYDPIHRVVRLSEPVYYESTISAVSVACHEIGHAIQHQQRYPMLTLRHRMFPVASFASGTAPLLIIAGLFFQQFSFLFGLGIIFFSAAVLFQVVTLPVEFNASSRARDTMISEGYISNNEERGAAKVLNAAALTYVAAALISVLELLKYILIFTGRNND, encoded by the coding sequence ATGTTCTTTCCTATAGGTTTTCATTATATGGATATATTCATATTCGCGGCTTTCGGCTTATCGCTGTGGGCTCAGTTTCGAGTAAAGGGAACGTTTAATAAATGGTCCAAAGTTCAGGTGTCCACCGGAATAACAGGTTATGAAGCCGCTCGCCGGATGCTGGATGTCAACGGACTTCAAGATGTTCCGATTGAGCCCATCCGTGGAGCTTTAACAGACCATTACGACCCCATCCACCGGGTTGTGAGGCTTTCCGAGCCGGTATATTATGAAAGCACGATTTCAGCGGTTTCAGTTGCTTGTCACGAAATCGGTCATGCCATACAACATCAACAGCGTTACCCCATGCTGACTTTGAGACATCGGATGTTTCCTGTAGCCAGCTTTGCCTCGGGAACGGCTCCATTATTGATTATAGCCGGATTATTCTTTCAACAATTCAGTTTCTTGTTCGGCTTGGGCATCATCTTCTTCTCGGCGGCTGTATTGTTTCAGGTTGTGACCCTGCCCGTGGAATTTAACGCCAGTTCCCGAGCACGAGACACGATGATTTCGGAAGGGTATATTTCGAATAACGAGGAACGCGGCGCAGCCAAGGTATTGAATGCCGCTGCTCTGACTTACGTCGCCGCTGCTCTTATATCTGTGCTTGAGCTGCTTAAGTACATTCTCATCTTCACCGGCCGTAATAACGATTAA
- a CDS encoding LysR family transcriptional regulator, translated as MELRQLHYFVKVARKQHVTQAAEELHVAQSAVSRQIHQLEEELGVDLFQQKGRNLQLTPVGKLFLTRVEGILADLQRSVHEIHEFLDPELGEIRLGFPHSLGIHLIPSVVSQFRKNHPNVKFRFKQGMYNTLLKDVMEGEVDLAFISPSPDKHEFVTSEHMLTEELFAIMPSNHPLAGCESIRLDQLKDESFVLFREGYSLRPIVWNACLKAGFTPIIGFEGEETDTIRGLVAAGMGVSLLPGMALFETSSLQPVKVKVSEPNVTRSIGVIRRSNEDLPLVADVFHKFLLDYFKELK; from the coding sequence GTGGAATTACGACAGCTTCATTACTTTGTGAAGGTGGCGCGCAAGCAGCATGTTACCCAGGCTGCGGAAGAATTGCATGTCGCTCAATCGGCCGTTTCCCGGCAAATCCATCAACTGGAAGAAGAACTGGGTGTTGATCTTTTTCAACAGAAAGGTCGAAATCTTCAGCTTACGCCGGTAGGCAAACTCTTCTTGACGCGAGTGGAGGGTATATTGGCTGATTTGCAACGATCCGTTCATGAGATTCATGAGTTTCTTGACCCGGAGTTAGGTGAAATCAGGCTTGGTTTTCCCCATAGTCTGGGTATTCATTTAATTCCCTCTGTGGTTTCCCAATTCCGTAAGAATCACCCTAATGTGAAATTTCGATTTAAACAAGGCATGTATAATACATTGTTAAAAGATGTGATGGAAGGCGAAGTGGATTTGGCCTTTATTTCCCCGAGCCCCGATAAACACGAATTCGTAACAAGCGAGCATATGCTTACAGAAGAGTTATTCGCCATTATGCCTTCGAATCATCCGTTGGCCGGTTGTGAGTCCATTCGGTTGGATCAATTGAAGGATGAATCTTTCGTATTGTTCCGTGAGGGATATTCTCTACGTCCGATTGTCTGGAACGCTTGTTTGAAGGCGGGCTTTACACCCATCATCGGTTTCGAAGGAGAAGAGACGGATACCATCCGCGGCTTGGTGGCAGCCGGGATGGGAGTTAGCCTGCTTCCCGGGATGGCTTTATTCGAAACAAGCTCGCTCCAGCCCGTCAAGGTGAAAGTGAGTGAACCTAATGTAACGAGAAGCATTGGCGTTATACGTCGGTCGAATGAGGATTTGCCGTTAGTCGCGGATGTGTTTCACAAATTTCTGCTCGACTACTTTAAAGAGCTTAAGTAG
- a CDS encoding MerR family transcriptional regulator, translated as MAANLYRIGTLSKLSEVSQRTIDYYTTMGLIQPEKRTDNNYRLYSDDTLTRLKRIEMMKKEKYTLEEIRTALKSWNKVSNEEELTEKFTTLQMHMQQLEREVKELSPIIEHLKPNQIQNVFKNLTPQGAACIEALLLLLGKGPLM; from the coding sequence ATGGCGGCTAATTTATATCGGATCGGCACTCTGTCCAAATTATCCGAAGTGAGCCAGCGAACCATTGATTACTATACAACTATGGGATTGATCCAGCCGGAGAAAAGAACGGATAACAATTATCGGCTTTACAGCGATGACACCCTAACAAGATTAAAGCGCATCGAAATGATGAAAAAAGAGAAGTATACATTAGAAGAAATACGAACGGCCCTCAAGAGCTGGAATAAAGTGTCCAACGAGGAAGAGCTCACAGAGAAGTTCACCACACTACAGATGCATATGCAGCAACTGGAACGCGAAGTTAAAGAATTAAGTCCGATCATTGAGCATCTGAAACCAAATCAAATTCAGAACGTATTTAAGAATCTGACGCCTCAAGGCGCGGCATGCATTGAAGCCTTATTGCTGCTGCTGGGTAAAGGACCTCTGATGTAA